The Leguminivora glycinivorella isolate SPB_JAAS2020 chromosome 1, LegGlyc_1.1, whole genome shotgun sequence genome includes a region encoding these proteins:
- the LOC125226762 gene encoding hsp90 co-chaperone Cdc37, translating to MVDYSKWKDIEISDDEDETHPNIDTPSLFRWRHQARLERMEERKREKEEFERKKNETKRKLAEAKSKLSELGSDGPDLESLKKTLVELEKEDRELKKKEEELKKKEKQTPWNVDTISEPGFTKTVINTKPARAKEENLTEEEKEEKMRQFIKENEKLLKQFGMLRKYDDSKAFLQQHPQLACEETANYLVIWCINLEMEEKHDLMAHVAHQTICMQYILELSKQLDVDPRACIGSFFSRIQVAEKTYKDSFDDELNQFKARIQKRAAEKIEQAIKEQEEEERKERLGPGGLDPVEVYAELPDELKKCFDTQDVPLLQATIAKMPEQEAIYHMKRCVDSGLWVPGKNDEEPTMRENDPAPAASTDDLD from the exons ATGGTGGACTACAGCAAATGGAAAGATATTGAG ATATCTGATGACGAAGATGAGACTCATCCAAACATCGATACACCATCACTGTTTCGATGGAGACACCAAGCACGCTTGGAGCGCATGGAAGAGAGAAAAAGGGAAAAGGAAGAGTTCGAACGCAAGAAGAATGAAACAAAGAGGAAATTAGCAGAAGCCAAAAGCAAACTCTCTGAATTGGGTTCTGATGGCCCTGATCttgaatcattaaaaaaaacattggtcGAGTTGGAAAAAGAAGACAGAGAGCTTAAAAAGAAGGAAGAAGAGCTTAAAAAGAAAGAGAAACAGACACCGTGGAATGTAGACACAATCAGTGAACCCGGTTTTACAAAAACTGTTATTAATACGAAACCCGCTCGTGCGAAGGAGGAGAATTTGACTGaggaagaaaaagaagaaaagATGAGGcaatttattaaagaaaatgaaaaacttttaaaacaatTTGGTATGTTGAGAAAATATGATGACTCAAAGGCATTCCTTCAGCAACACCCACAGCTAGCATGTGAGGAAACAGCTAACTACCTCGTAATCTGGTGCATCAACTTAGAAATGGAAGAG AAACATGACCTGATGGCCCATGTCGCCCACCAAACAATCTGCATGCAGTACATCTTAGAACTCTCCAAGCAACTGGATGTGGATCCTAGAGCATGCATTGGATCATTCTTCTCAAG GATACAGGTAGCCGAGAAAACATATAAAGACTCATTTGATGATGAGCTGAATCAGTTCAAAGCCAGAATCCAGAAGCGCGCCGCCGAAAAGATTGAGCAAGCCATCAAGGAGCAGGAGGAGGAGGAGAGGAAAGAGAGGCTTGGGCCCGGAGGGCTGGACCCTGTTGAAGTGTATGCAGAACTACCTGAT GAACTGAAAAAATGCTTTGACACACAAGATGTTCCATTGCTACAAGCCACAATAGCCAAGATGCCAGAGCAGGAAGCTATTTACCACATGAAGAGGTGTGTTGACTCAGGCTTATGGGTACCCGGCAAAAATGATGAGGAACCCACCATGCGAGAGAATGATCCTGCTCCTGCTGCCAGTACTGATGATTTAGACTGA
- the LOC125232508 gene encoding LOW QUALITY PROTEIN: gustatory and odorant receptor 24 (The sequence of the model RefSeq protein was modified relative to this genomic sequence to represent the inferred CDS: deleted 1 base in 1 codon), producing MTRSRRRVAISRSSPGFPLAVQTPARPLPRKKAQMAFYTNNSLFPNQPPIPNGVAAQMDEKAKNKIIFLDVTPNRTPRLPTPNNAIAPIQDNIINPDITRDIIYENIKPVFTLLRIMGVLPLSRPVPGVTQYQPASPSMLYSVVLYCSLTAYLLYLSLNKVQIVRTGAQEGKFEEAVIEYLFTVYLFPMIAVPILWYETRKIAEVLNGWVEYEIAYKKLSNRVLPVGLYKKALAMSIVIPALSTASVIITHVTMVHFKLLQILPYVFLEILTYMLGGYWYLLCETLSICAHILAEDFQQALRNIGPAGKVAEYRALWLRLSKLARDTGIANCYTFTFMSLYLFLIITLSIYGLLSKISEGFGVKDIGLALTAFCSIMLLFFICDEAHYASHNVRLNFQKKLLMIELSWMNADALTEVNMFLRATEMNPSQISLGGFFDVNRTLFKSLLATMVTYLVVLLQFQISIPDDSRVQESDDEDDFVNATASVTEAPTTLTTITTLLTTLAKKKKKH from the exons ATGACTAGGAGCCGCCGGCGTGTCGCCATTAGTCGCTCCTCTCCGGGCTTCCCACTCGCAGTTCAGACGCCAGCCCGGCCACTACCAAGG AAAAAAGCTCAAATGGCTTTCTACACTAATAATAGCTTATTTCCAAATCAACCACCCATACCCAATGGCGTCGCAGCGCAAATGGACGAAAAGGCAAAGAACAAAATCATATTCTTGGACGTTACACCCAATCGTACTCCGAGATTACCGACACCTAATAATGCCATAGCCCCTATACAAGATAACATAATTAATCCCGACATCACCAGAGACATAATTTATGAAAACATCAAGCCGGTGTTTACTCTACTGAGGATAATGGGTGTTCTTCCATTGAGCAGACCGGTTCCGGGAGTGACCCAATATCAACCTGCGTCTCCCTCAATGCTCTACTCTGTTGTTCTCTACTGCTCTCTTACAGCATATCTTTTGTACCTTTCCCTAAATAAAGTCCAAATAGTGAGAACCGGTGCTCAAGAAGGCAAATTTGAGGAAGCTGTGATTGAGTACCTATTTACAGTGTACTTGTTTCCTATGATTGCAGTCCCTATATTGTGGTATGAAACAAGAAAGATTGCAGAAGTTCTCAACGGATGGGTTGAATATGAG ATTGCTTACAAAAAACTGTCAAACCGAGTCCTTCCCGTAGGGCTTTATAAAAAAGCTCTTGCTATGTCAATAGTCATCCCAGCACTTTCAACGGCTTCAGTGATCATCACACATGTCACCATGGTCCACTTCAAATTACTGCAAATCCTTCCATATGTATTTCTGGAAATATTGACTTACATGTTGGGCGGGTACTGGTACCTTCTTTGTGAAACTCTCAGTATTTGTGCGCACATCTTGGCAGAAGATTTTCAACAG GCTCTTCGTAACATTGGGCCAGCCGGCAAGGTTGCCGAATACCGCGCCCTTTGGTTACGCCTCAGCAAACTGGCCCGGGACACCGGGATCGCCAATTGTTACACCTTCACTTTCATGAGCCTCTACTTGTTCCTTATTATCACACTTTCTATCTACGGTCTGCTTAGCAAAATCTCCGAAGGCTTCGGGGTCAAAGACATCGGTTTAGCTTTGACTGCTTTTTGCAGTATTATGCTACTATTCTTTATTTGTGACGAGGCGCACTATGCTTCacataac GTACGCCTGAACTTCCAAAAGAAGCTTTTGATGATTGAGTTGTCATGGATGAACGCGGACGCTCTGACCGAGGTGAACATGTTCCTGCGAGCCACTGAAATGAACCCCTCCCAAATCAGCTTGGGGGGATTTTTCGACGTCAACAGAACGCTGTTCAAATCG CTACTAGCTACTATGGTGACTTACCTAGTCGTGCTCCTGCAATTCCAAATCAGCATTCCCGACGATTCACGTGTCCAGGAGTCGGATGACGAAGATGATTTCGTGAACGCTACCGCCTCAGTTACCGAAGCACCCACGACTTTAACCACCATCACCACTCTGCTCACCACGCTagcaaagaagaaaaagaaacattAA